The genomic interval TCGATATGGCGGGAATTCGTGGCGCGCATCGGCTGTAACGGCGCCGAGCGATAGCTTTCCTCGAAGGATTGCAGATCCTGCGCCTTGTATCCGGGCGTATCCGCATTGGCGATATTGCGTGCGACGACGGTTTGTCGCTGTGCGACATGCTGACCCATGGCGCGGGCCATTTGCATCATTTCAATGTTTTGAAACATGAGGTTCTCCTCATTGGCGATAACCGGGTTTTAACTTCAATTGGTTTAGAAAGCGTTTCATGGGCCGGGATTGATGCCCGACAGAAGCGAGGCGAAATGGATAAACTTGAATCAATTGCCCAGCGGATGCGCCATTTGCGCGTCGCGCGATATTTCGGGCGCGTGCATTCCATGCGCGCGGGTCTTATTCGCGTCGAAGGGCTGAATTTACACGCCTCTGTCGGGGATCGCGTAAATATCGCCCTGCAAAACGG from Paracoccus fistulariae carries:
- a CDS encoding FlgB family protein — its product is MFQNIEMMQMARAMGQHVAQRQTVVARNIANADTPGYKAQDLQSFEESYRSAPLQPMRATNSRHIEAPDWSPGAARVLSQQDGISPNGNSVSIEEEMLKAAELKRSFDLSLGIYRSAMNLMRTSIGRRV